One Sanguibacter keddieii DSM 10542 genomic window carries:
- the tal gene encoding transaldolase translates to MSENGSTPTQSEATSRLSSEGVAIWLDDLSRERITTGNLADLVATRDVVGVTTNPTIFASALSKGESYDEQLTEIAAQGTDVDDAVWEITTRDVRDACDVLRPVYDRTDGVDGRVSIEVDPRMAQDPDATGKLAERLWSTVDRPNLFIKIPATEKGLSAITAAIAQGISVNVTLIFSLERYSAVIDAYLTGLEQALEAGRDVSDLASVASFFVSRVDGAIDKELEEIGSDEAKALLGKVAVANARLAYEIHCETLASDRWKALEARGARPQRPLWASTGVKNPDYPDTLYVTELVAPGVVNTMPEKTLQAVADHGDITGDTITGTYDDARATLDTYARLGGDLAEVTRSLEEDGLQKFEASWDELLQTVRDGLSGASS, encoded by the coding sequence GTGTCAGAGAACGGCAGCACCCCCACCCAGTCCGAGGCGACGTCCCGACTCAGCAGCGAGGGGGTCGCCATCTGGCTCGACGACCTCTCGCGCGAGCGCATCACCACCGGCAACCTCGCCGACCTCGTCGCCACCCGCGACGTCGTGGGCGTCACCACCAACCCGACCATCTTCGCGAGCGCGCTCTCGAAGGGCGAGAGCTACGACGAGCAGCTCACCGAGATCGCCGCGCAGGGCACCGACGTCGACGACGCCGTCTGGGAGATCACCACCCGCGACGTCCGCGACGCCTGCGACGTGCTCCGCCCCGTCTACGACCGCACCGACGGTGTCGACGGCCGCGTGTCCATCGAGGTCGACCCCCGCATGGCGCAGGACCCCGACGCCACCGGCAAGCTCGCCGAGCGCCTGTGGTCGACGGTGGACCGGCCGAACCTGTTCATCAAGATCCCGGCCACCGAGAAGGGCCTCTCCGCCATCACCGCGGCGATCGCCCAGGGCATCAGCGTCAACGTCACGCTGATCTTCTCGCTCGAGCGCTACTCCGCCGTGATCGACGCGTACCTCACCGGGCTCGAGCAGGCGCTCGAGGCCGGCCGCGACGTCTCCGACCTCGCGTCCGTCGCGTCGTTCTTCGTGTCCCGCGTCGACGGCGCGATCGACAAGGAGCTCGAGGAGATCGGCTCCGACGAGGCGAAGGCCCTCCTCGGGAAGGTCGCGGTGGCCAACGCGCGCCTCGCCTACGAGATCCACTGCGAGACGCTCGCCTCCGACCGCTGGAAGGCCCTCGAGGCCCGCGGTGCCCGTCCGCAGCGCCCGCTCTGGGCGTCCACGGGGGTCAAGAACCCTGACTACCCCGACACGCTCTACGTGACGGAGCTCGTGGCCCCGGGCGTCGTCAACACGATGCCCGAGAAGACCCTCCAGGCCGTCGCCGACCACGGCGACATCACCGGCGACACCATCACCGGCACCTACGACGACGCCCGTGCGACGCTCGACACGTACGCGCGTCTCGGCGGCGACCTCGCCGAGGTCACCCGTAGTCTCGAGGAGGACGGCCTCCAGAAGTTCGAGGCCAGCTGGGACGAGCTCCTGCAGACCGTCCGCGACGGACTCTCCGGAGCCTCGTCCTGA
- a CDS encoding glucose-6-phosphate dehydrogenase assembly protein OpcA: MIIDMPETTVSSVARRLIKIREEGGAIALGRVLTLVIVADEKEIEEAVDAANDASREHPCRIVVVSTADGRPDRLDAEIRVGGDAGASEVIVLRPSSVVAQHPDTLIMPLLLPDAPIVAWWPNEVPDSPSTDLVGQMAKIRITDSLKCSSPSETLETLRENHQPGDIDLSWTRVTVWRGLLAAMLDQPPYEPVTGVTVEGSESHTSVDLLGAWLAEKLRCPVTINRNQDELAITRVVLHRKTGDIVLDRPDGRVATLTQPGQPDHRITLPVRSLRECLSEELRRLDPDEVYGEVLSKGLPRLTADA; this comes from the coding sequence ATGATCATCGACATGCCGGAGACGACCGTCAGCTCGGTCGCGCGCCGTCTCATCAAGATCCGCGAGGAGGGCGGCGCGATCGCCCTCGGACGCGTCCTCACCCTCGTGATCGTCGCCGACGAGAAGGAGATCGAGGAGGCGGTCGACGCGGCCAACGACGCGAGCCGCGAGCACCCGTGCCGCATCGTCGTCGTCTCGACCGCCGACGGCCGACCCGACCGCCTCGACGCGGAGATCCGCGTGGGCGGTGACGCTGGGGCGAGCGAGGTCATCGTCCTGCGCCCGTCGTCCGTCGTCGCCCAGCACCCCGACACGCTCATCATGCCGCTGCTGCTGCCCGACGCACCGATCGTCGCCTGGTGGCCCAACGAGGTCCCCGACAGCCCGTCGACCGACCTCGTGGGCCAGATGGCCAAGATCCGCATCACCGACAGCCTCAAGTGCTCGTCGCCGAGCGAGACGCTCGAGACGCTGCGCGAGAACCACCAGCCGGGCGACATCGACCTCTCGTGGACCCGCGTCACCGTCTGGCGCGGCCTGCTCGCGGCGATGCTCGACCAGCCGCCCTACGAGCCCGTCACCGGCGTCACCGTCGAGGGCTCCGAGTCGCACACGTCGGTCGACCTCCTCGGCGCCTGGCTCGCCGAGAAGCTCCGCTGCCCGGTGACCATCAACCGGAACCAGGACGAGCTCGCGATCACCCGCGTCGTGCTGCACCGCAAGACCGGCGACATCGTGCTCGACCGTCCCGACGGCCGCGTGGCCACGCTGACCCAGCCGGGCCAGCCGGACCACCGGATCACCCTCCCGGTGCGCTCGCTCCGCGAGTGCCTGTCCGAGGAGCTCCGGCGCCTCGACCCCGACGAGGTCTACGGCGAGGTCCTCTCCAAGGGCCTGCCGCGTCTGACGGCCGACGCATGA
- the zwf gene encoding glucose-6-phosphate dehydrogenase gives MRPAKIEADSNPLRDARDLRLPRIAGPSGLVIFGVTGDLARKKLMPAVYDLANRGLLPPGFALTGFARRDWEDQDFAKVVHDAVKEHARTPFREDVWNQLAEGIRFVQGSFDDDEAFERLSQTVAALDEERGTKGNHAFYLSVPPSAFPVVCRQLARSGLSKSPEDAWRRVVIEKPFGHDLESARELNDVVSEVFAPEDVFRIDHYLGKETVQNLLALRFANQMYEPIWNANYVDHVQITMAEDIGIGGRAGYYDGIGAARDVIQNHLLQLLALTAMEEPVSFAADDLIAEKIKVLSAMRLPHDLGKHTARGQYESGWQGGEEVVGYLEEEGTDPTSTTETFAAIRVDIDTRRWAGVPFYLRTGKRLGRRVTEIAVVFKKAPHLPFESTATSELGKNAIVIRVQPDEGITLRLGAKVPGTAMEVRDVTMDFGYGHAFTESSPEAYERLILDVLLGDPPLFPRHEEVELSWKILDPITAFWESKGTPDAYRSGTWGPDSADEMLARDGRSWRRP, from the coding sequence GTGAGACCCGCAAAGATCGAAGCCGACTCCAACCCGCTGCGCGACGCGCGCGACCTGCGCCTGCCGCGCATCGCCGGACCGTCGGGTCTCGTGATCTTCGGCGTGACCGGCGACCTCGCCCGCAAGAAGCTCATGCCGGCGGTCTACGACCTCGCCAACCGTGGTCTACTGCCCCCCGGCTTCGCGCTCACCGGGTTCGCCCGCCGCGACTGGGAGGACCAGGACTTCGCCAAGGTCGTCCACGACGCCGTCAAGGAGCACGCCCGCACGCCGTTCCGCGAGGACGTGTGGAACCAGCTCGCCGAGGGCATCCGGTTCGTCCAGGGGTCCTTCGACGACGACGAGGCCTTCGAGCGCCTGAGCCAGACCGTCGCAGCCCTCGACGAGGAGCGCGGCACCAAGGGCAACCACGCCTTCTACCTCTCGGTCCCGCCGAGCGCCTTCCCCGTCGTCTGCCGCCAGCTCGCCCGCTCGGGCCTGTCGAAGTCCCCCGAGGACGCCTGGCGCCGCGTGGTCATCGAGAAGCCCTTCGGCCACGACCTCGAGTCGGCCCGCGAGCTCAACGACGTGGTCTCCGAGGTGTTCGCCCCGGAGGACGTGTTCCGCATCGACCACTACCTCGGCAAGGAGACGGTCCAGAACCTCCTGGCGCTGCGCTTCGCCAACCAGATGTACGAGCCGATCTGGAACGCCAACTACGTCGACCACGTGCAGATCACCATGGCCGAGGACATCGGCATCGGCGGCCGCGCCGGGTACTACGACGGCATCGGCGCAGCCCGCGACGTCATCCAGAACCACCTGCTCCAGCTCCTCGCGCTCACCGCGATGGAAGAGCCCGTGTCGTTCGCCGCGGACGACCTCATCGCTGAGAAGATCAAGGTCCTCTCCGCGATGCGCCTGCCGCACGACCTCGGCAAGCACACCGCCCGCGGTCAGTACGAGTCCGGCTGGCAGGGCGGCGAAGAGGTCGTCGGCTACCTCGAGGAGGAGGGCACCGACCCCACCTCGACCACCGAGACCTTCGCCGCGATCCGCGTGGACATCGACACCCGTCGCTGGGCCGGCGTCCCGTTCTACCTGCGCACCGGCAAGCGCCTCGGCCGCCGCGTCACCGAGATCGCCGTCGTGTTCAAGAAGGCGCCGCACCTGCCCTTCGAGTCCACCGCCACGAGCGAGCTCGGGAAGAACGCGATCGTCATCCGCGTGCAGCCCGACGAGGGCATCACGCTGCGCCTGGGCGCCAAGGTCCCCGGCACCGCGATGGAGGTCCGCGACGTCACGATGGACTTCGGCTACGGCCACGCCTTCACCGAGTCCTCCCCCGAGGCCTACGAGCGCCTCATCCTCGACGTGCTCCTCGGCGACCCGCCGCTGTTCCCCCGCCACGAGGAGGTCGAGCTCTCGTGGAAGATCCTCGACCCGATCACGGCCTTCTGGGAGAGCAAGGGCACCCCGGACGCCTACCGCTCGGGCACCTGGGGCCCGGACTCCGCCGACGAGATGCTCGCCCGCGACGGCCGGTCCTGGCGTCGGCCCTGA
- the tkt gene encoding transketolase, which translates to MNSFTPAQQPFDWSELDDRAVATIKALAADAVEKVGNGHPGTAISLAPAAYTLFQKVMRHDPSDSHWVGRDRFVLSAGHSSLTIYLQLFLSGYDVDIDDIKSLRTWGSKTPGHPEYTHTDGVEITTGPLGQGLASAVGMAMAARRERGLLDPSTAPGESPFDHSIFVIAGDGDLQEGVTSEASSLAGHQQLGNLVVIYDQNQISIEDDTNISFSEDVLARYESYGWHTQRVDWTQGGTGYVENVEELHAALSAAKSETGKPSIIALRTIIGWPSPKKQNTGKIHGSALGADEVAGLKVNLGLDPEKSFDVADEVLAHAREVGARGAEARKAWTVGFDAWKTANPEGAELLERLTTRTLPEGWDSVLPTFEGGKDVSTRAASGKVLTALAPVLPELWGGSADLAESNNTTMEGEPSFIPAEHSTAAWTGNPHGRTLHFGIREHAMGAILNGIVLHGGTRAYGGTFLVFSDYMRPAVRLAALMRIPSTFVWTHDSIGLGEDGPTHQPIEHLAALRAIPGLDVVRPADANEVAWAWKTILGHTDRPAGIVLTRQNVPTYARGEGAATGETFGSAAGVEKGAYVLAEAPNGTPDVILLGTGSEVQLAVDAREALKADGVNARVVSVPSREWFDQQDAEYRESVLPASVKARVSVEAAVAQGWRELVGDAGRSISIEHYGASADFKTLYREFGITTEAVVAAAKESIEAAGSSAPGAAPQPSEGGTADRP; encoded by the coding sequence GTGAACTCCTTCACCCCAGCGCAGCAGCCCTTCGACTGGTCCGAGCTCGACGACCGCGCGGTCGCCACGATCAAGGCTCTCGCCGCCGACGCCGTCGAGAAGGTCGGCAACGGCCACCCCGGGACCGCGATCTCGCTCGCGCCCGCCGCGTACACGCTCTTCCAGAAGGTCATGCGTCACGACCCGAGCGACTCGCACTGGGTCGGTCGCGACCGCTTCGTGCTGTCTGCCGGTCACTCGTCGCTGACCATCTACCTCCAGCTGTTCCTCTCCGGCTACGACGTCGACATCGACGACATCAAGTCGCTGCGCACCTGGGGCTCGAAGACCCCCGGTCACCCCGAGTACACGCACACCGACGGTGTCGAGATCACCACCGGCCCCCTCGGCCAGGGCCTCGCCTCCGCCGTCGGCATGGCCATGGCGGCCCGTCGCGAGCGCGGCCTGCTCGACCCGAGCACCGCCCCCGGCGAGAGCCCCTTCGACCACTCGATCTTCGTGATCGCCGGCGACGGCGACCTGCAGGAGGGCGTCACCTCCGAGGCCTCGTCCCTCGCGGGCCACCAGCAGCTCGGCAACCTCGTGGTCATCTACGACCAGAACCAGATCTCGATCGAGGACGACACCAACATCTCGTTCTCCGAGGACGTCCTCGCTCGCTACGAGTCCTACGGCTGGCACACCCAGCGCGTCGACTGGACTCAGGGTGGCACCGGCTACGTCGAGAACGTCGAGGAGCTGCACGCCGCGCTCTCGGCCGCGAAGTCCGAGACCGGCAAGCCGTCGATCATCGCGCTGCGCACCATCATCGGCTGGCCGTCGCCGAAGAAGCAGAACACCGGCAAGATCCACGGCTCGGCGCTCGGCGCCGACGAGGTCGCCGGCCTCAAGGTCAACCTCGGCCTCGACCCGGAGAAGTCCTTCGACGTCGCCGACGAGGTCCTCGCCCACGCCCGCGAGGTCGGTGCCCGCGGCGCCGAGGCCCGCAAGGCCTGGACCGTCGGCTTCGACGCGTGGAAGACCGCCAACCCCGAGGGCGCTGAGCTCCTCGAGCGCCTCACCACCCGCACCCTCCCCGAGGGCTGGGACTCCGTGCTCCCGACCTTCGAGGGCGGCAAGGACGTCTCGACGCGTGCCGCGTCGGGCAAGGTCCTCACGGCGCTCGCGCCGGTGCTCCCCGAGCTCTGGGGCGGCTCGGCCGACCTCGCCGAGTCCAACAACACCACGATGGAGGGCGAGCCGTCCTTCATCCCCGCCGAGCACTCCACGGCGGCCTGGACCGGCAACCCCCACGGGCGCACGCTGCACTTCGGCATCCGTGAGCACGCCATGGGCGCGATCCTCAACGGCATCGTGCTGCACGGCGGGACGCGCGCCTACGGCGGCACGTTCCTCGTGTTCTCCGACTACATGCGTCCGGCGGTCCGCCTCGCGGCCCTCATGCGCATCCCGTCGACCTTCGTCTGGACCCACGACTCCATCGGTCTCGGCGAGGACGGCCCGACGCACCAGCCGATCGAGCACCTCGCCGCGCTGCGCGCCATCCCCGGTCTCGACGTCGTCCGCCCCGCGGACGCCAACGAGGTCGCCTGGGCCTGGAAGACCATCCTCGGTCACACCGACCGCCCGGCCGGCATCGTCCTGACCCGTCAGAACGTGCCGACCTACGCCCGTGGAGAGGGTGCCGCCACCGGCGAGACCTTCGGCTCGGCCGCTGGCGTCGAGAAGGGTGCCTACGTCCTCGCCGAGGCCCCGAACGGCACGCCCGACGTGATCCTGCTGGGCACCGGCTCCGAGGTCCAGCTGGCCGTCGACGCCCGCGAGGCCCTCAAGGCCGACGGCGTCAACGCCCGCGTGGTGTCCGTCCCGAGCCGCGAGTGGTTCGACCAGCAGGACGCGGAGTACCGCGAGTCGGTCCTCCCCGCCTCGGTCAAGGCCCGCGTGTCGGTCGAGGCCGCCGTGGCCCAGGGCTGGCGCGAGCTCGTCGGCGACGCCGGCCGCTCGATCTCGATCGAGCACTACGGCGCCTCCGCAGACTTCAAGACGCTCTACCGCGAGTTCGGCATCACCACCGAGGCCGTCGTGGCCGCCGCCAAGGAGTCCATCGAGGCCGCGGGCTCCTCCGCCCCCGGCGCAGCCCCGCAGCCCTCCGAGGGCGGCACGGCCGACCGTCCCTGA
- a CDS encoding heme o synthase: protein MPTAGQPTRGAVLRRRIGAYVALTKPRVIELLLVTTIPTMMLAERGFPSLWLVLATLVGGAGAAGASGVLNCYLDRDIDEVMNRTKRRPIVTGEVSPRNALIFGLVLGAVSLAWFAVFVNMASALLTAAAIAIYVVGYTMILKRRTPQNIVWGGIAGCMPVFIGWSAVTGGLSWGAVALFLVIFFWTPPHYWPLSMKFRRDYADAGVPMLPVVADDLKVAREMIIYTVAMIACSLALVPLEGMTWVYAVVASLLGAWFLGQCIGMYRRAADPSRGKLGAMKVFHGSITYLTLLFVAVAVDVFLPF, encoded by the coding sequence CTGCCCACGGCTGGGCAGCCGACCCGGGGCGCGGTGCTGCGGCGCCGGATCGGGGCGTACGTCGCCCTGACCAAGCCGCGCGTCATCGAGCTCCTGCTCGTCACGACCATCCCGACGATGATGCTCGCCGAGCGCGGCTTCCCGTCGCTGTGGCTCGTGCTCGCCACCCTCGTCGGCGGTGCCGGCGCGGCCGGCGCGTCGGGGGTCCTCAACTGCTACCTCGACCGTGACATCGACGAGGTGATGAACCGCACCAAGCGTCGCCCGATCGTCACCGGCGAGGTCTCGCCCCGTAACGCGCTGATCTTCGGCCTCGTGCTCGGCGCCGTGTCGCTCGCGTGGTTCGCGGTCTTCGTCAACATGGCCTCGGCGCTGCTGACCGCCGCGGCGATCGCGATCTACGTGGTCGGCTACACGATGATCCTCAAGCGCCGCACCCCGCAGAACATCGTGTGGGGCGGGATCGCGGGCTGCATGCCGGTGTTCATCGGCTGGTCCGCGGTCACCGGTGGCCTCAGCTGGGGCGCCGTGGCGCTGTTCCTCGTGATCTTCTTCTGGACCCCGCCGCACTACTGGCCGCTGTCGATGAAGTTCCGCCGCGACTACGCCGACGCCGGCGTCCCGATGCTCCCCGTCGTCGCCGACGACCTCAAGGTCGCCCGCGAGATGATCATCTACACGGTCGCCATGATCGCGTGCTCGCTCGCGCTCGTCCCGCTCGAGGGCATGACCTGGGTCTACGCCGTGGTCGCCTCGCTGTTGGGTGCCTGGTTCCTCGGTCAGTGCATCGGCATGTACCGCCGCGCCGCCGACCCCAGCCGCGGCAAGCTCGGCGCCATGAAGGTGTTCCACGGCTCGATCACCTACCTCACGCTCCTGTTCGTCGCCGTCGCGGTCGACGTCTTCCTGCCCTTCTGA
- a CDS encoding RNA polymerase-binding protein RbpA: protein MAGGSAIRGSRVGAGPMGEEQRGAMAPRFVVTYYCANGHETRPSFSIESNAQAPETWDCTRCGYPGGQDAENPPPLVRNEPYKTHLAYVKERRSEEDGVALLDEALASLRARRGGR from the coding sequence GTGGCCGGTGGTAGTGCGATCCGAGGATCGCGAGTTGGAGCAGGACCCATGGGCGAGGAGCAGCGCGGCGCCATGGCGCCACGCTTCGTCGTCACCTACTACTGCGCGAACGGGCACGAGACCCGTCCGAGCTTCTCGATCGAGAGCAACGCCCAGGCCCCCGAGACCTGGGACTGCACCCGGTGCGGCTACCCGGGCGGCCAGGACGCGGAGAACCCGCCGCCCCTCGTGCGCAACGAGCCGTACAAGACGCACCTCGCGTACGTGAAGGAGCGCCGCTCCGAGGAGGACGGCGTCGCCCTCCTCGACGAGGCTCTCGCGTCCCTGCGCGCCCGCCGCGGGGGCCGCTGA
- a CDS encoding site-specific tyrosine recombinase XerD yields MVAADARGDRLRRAVQGYLDHLTIERGRSTNTVAAYRRDLDRYVAYLESLDLALEDVTTTVVEDYVTVVRTGSDGRSALAAGSAARSLAAVRGWHTFCVAEGLAPANPTAGVRPPSQGKRLPKAISTYDVERLLAAAGAGDTVASVRNRALLELLYSTGARISEAVTLDVDDLDLTPGLESVRLFGKGSKERVVPVGSFAVEAIQAYLVRARPVLMAAGRGTPAVFLNTRGARLSRQSAWQVLRTSAETAGLDGAEHISPHTLRHSFATHLLSGGADVRVVQELLGHASVTTTQLYTMVTADSLREVYVQSHPRALA; encoded by the coding sequence GTGGTCGCAGCGGACGCCCGGGGTGACCGGCTCCGCCGTGCCGTCCAGGGCTACCTCGACCACCTGACCATCGAGCGTGGTCGCTCGACGAACACCGTCGCCGCCTACCGCCGCGACCTCGACCGCTACGTCGCGTACCTCGAGTCCCTCGACCTGGCCCTCGAGGACGTGACCACCACCGTCGTCGAGGACTACGTCACCGTGGTCCGCACCGGGTCCGACGGGCGCTCGGCCCTCGCGGCCGGGTCAGCGGCCCGCAGCCTCGCCGCCGTCCGCGGCTGGCACACCTTCTGCGTCGCCGAGGGCCTCGCCCCCGCGAACCCGACCGCGGGCGTGCGGCCGCCGAGCCAGGGCAAGCGCCTGCCCAAGGCGATCTCCACCTACGACGTCGAGCGCCTGCTCGCCGCGGCCGGCGCGGGGGACACGGTCGCCTCGGTCCGCAACCGAGCGCTGCTCGAGCTGCTGTACTCGACGGGTGCCCGCATCTCCGAGGCCGTGACCCTCGACGTCGATGACCTCGACCTCACCCCGGGCCTCGAGTCCGTCCGGCTGTTCGGCAAGGGCAGCAAGGAGCGCGTGGTCCCCGTCGGGTCCTTCGCGGTCGAGGCGATCCAGGCGTACCTGGTGCGCGCCCGCCCCGTCCTCATGGCGGCAGGGCGGGGGACACCCGCGGTGTTCCTCAACACCCGCGGGGCGCGGCTCAGCCGGCAGAGCGCCTGGCAGGTGCTGCGGACCTCGGCCGAGACCGCCGGGCTCGACGGCGCCGAGCACATCTCGCCGCACACCCTGCGGCACTCCTTCGCGACCCACCTGCTCTCGGGCGGGGCCGACGTCCGCGTGGTCCAAGAGCTGCTGGGGCACGCCTCGGTGACCACCACGCAGCTGTACACGATGGTCACCGCCGACTCGCTCCGCGAGGTCTACGTCCAGTCCCACCCACGAGCCCTCGCCTGA
- a CDS encoding ParA family protein, with product MSSQAPSSTEINEPRRDPVGRLLPDFPEPERLSGHGPARIIAMCNQKGGVGKTTTTINLAACLAEYGRRVLIVDFDPQGAASVGLGINPHELDRTVYNLLMERSADIHEIIVPTNVEGLHMLPANIDLSAAEVQLVGEVARESVLSRVLRPVLDEYDVILVDCQPSLGLLTVNALTAAHGVLIPLECEFFALRGVALLVETIEKVRDRLNPRLEVDGIIATMFDPRTLHSREVVARVYEAFGDTLMQTVIGRTVKFPDASVAAEPITTYAPNHSGATSYRQLARELIARGDAA from the coding sequence GTGAGTAGTCAGGCCCCGAGCAGCACCGAGATCAACGAGCCCCGCCGCGACCCGGTCGGGCGCCTCCTTCCCGACTTCCCCGAGCCCGAGCGGCTCTCGGGGCACGGTCCCGCGCGCATCATCGCGATGTGCAACCAGAAGGGTGGGGTCGGCAAGACGACCACCACCATCAACCTCGCGGCGTGCCTCGCGGAGTACGGGCGCCGGGTGCTCATCGTCGACTTCGACCCGCAGGGCGCCGCGTCCGTGGGCCTGGGCATCAACCCCCACGAGCTCGACCGCACGGTCTACAACCTCCTCATGGAGCGCTCGGCCGACATCCACGAGATCATCGTGCCGACCAACGTCGAGGGCCTGCACATGCTGCCGGCCAACATCGACCTGTCGGCCGCCGAGGTCCAGCTGGTCGGCGAGGTGGCACGCGAGTCGGTCCTGTCCCGCGTGCTGCGCCCCGTGCTCGACGAGTACGACGTGATCCTCGTCGACTGCCAGCCGTCCCTCGGCCTGCTGACCGTCAACGCCCTCACGGCCGCGCACGGCGTGCTCATCCCGCTCGAGTGCGAGTTCTTCGCGCTGCGCGGTGTGGCGCTGCTGGTGGAGACCATCGAGAAGGTGCGTGACCGTCTCAACCCGCGCCTCGAGGTCGACGGCATCATCGCGACGATGTTCGACCCCCGCACCCTGCACTCCCGCGAGGTCGTGGCGCGCGTCTACGAGGCCTTCGGCGACACCCTCATGCAGACGGTCATCGGCCGCACGGTGAAGTTCCCGGACGCCTCGGTGGCCGCCGAGCCGATCACCACCTACGCCCCGAACCACTCGGGCGCGACGTCGTACCGCCAGCTGGCCCGTGAGCTCATCGCGCGTGGCGACGCTGCCTGA
- a CDS encoding segregation and condensation protein A: protein MATLPEAPAATDVAVSPATDVAVPSATDVVVPAQEQVSSAFAVHLDNFEGPFDLLLSLIAKHKLDVTEIALAQVTDEFIAYLRSGERDLGTTSEFLLVAATLLDLKAARLLPSGDVEDSEDLELLEARDLLFVRLLQYRAYKQLAGVFSERLAEQGRRTPRSVPLETQFAALLPELVWTTTPQDLAALAAHALAPKPAPPTVDVAHLHAPAVSVRDQAAIVVERLRAGGALTFRDLVSDAESVLVVVSRFLALLELFREGVVGFDQITPLAELTVRWTGDDDGDVEVRGDFDEVEPADEVTVAAESVTDETIAQMAAQPVGTAQSVGTAQSVVTAQPTESPS from the coding sequence GTGGCGACGCTGCCTGAGGCACCGGCCGCGACCGACGTCGCGGTGTCTCCTGCGACGGACGTCGCGGTGCCCTCTGCGACCGACGTCGTGGTGCCAGCCCAGGAGCAGGTGTCCTCCGCCTTCGCGGTGCACCTCGACAACTTCGAGGGTCCTTTCGACCTGCTGCTGTCGCTCATCGCCAAGCACAAGCTCGACGTGACGGAGATCGCGCTGGCCCAGGTGACGGACGAGTTCATCGCCTACCTGCGGTCGGGGGAGCGTGACCTCGGGACGACGAGCGAGTTCCTGCTCGTCGCGGCGACCCTGCTCGACCTCAAGGCGGCACGCCTGCTGCCCTCGGGCGACGTCGAGGACTCCGAGGACCTCGAGCTGCTCGAGGCCCGCGACCTGCTGTTCGTCCGGCTGCTGCAGTACCGGGCGTACAAGCAGCTGGCGGGTGTGTTCTCCGAGCGCCTGGCGGAGCAGGGGCGCCGCACGCCGCGCTCGGTCCCGCTGGAGACGCAGTTCGCGGCCCTGCTGCCCGAGCTCGTGTGGACCACCACCCCGCAGGACCTCGCCGCGCTGGCCGCGCACGCCCTCGCACCGAAGCCGGCCCCGCCGACGGTCGACGTCGCGCACCTGCACGCGCCCGCGGTGAGCGTCCGCGACCAGGCGGCCATCGTCGTCGAGCGCCTGCGCGCCGGTGGCGCCCTCACCTTCCGCGACCTCGTGTCCGACGCCGAGTCCGTCCTCGTGGTGGTCTCGCGCTTCCTCGCCCTCCTCGAGCTGTTCCGCGAGGGCGTGGTCGGCTTCGACCAGATCACCCCGCTCGCCGAGCTCACGGTCCGCTGGACGGGCGACGACGACGGCGACGTGGAGGTCCGCGGCGACTTCGACGAGGTCGAGCCCGCCGACGAGGTCACGGTGGCCGCCGAGAGCGTGACCGACGAGACCATCGCGCAGATGGCGGCGCAGCCGGTAGGCACAGCGCAGTCGGTAGGCACGGCGCAGTCGGTAGTGACGGCGCAGCCGACGGAGTCACCCTCATGA
- the pgl gene encoding 6-phosphogluconolactonase, with translation MSLQSRLVVVHPDAQVLAEAAASRLLTRILDLQSVRSPVHVVLTGGTVGIKTLAAVAANPVRDAVDWTGVHLWWGDERYLPAGDADRNETQAREALLDHLDVLPADNVHAMPSTDGEHDVDEAAAAYAEELARYAPEGASAPVFDITLLGMGPDAHVASLFPGHPGGTVTGQSTVGVRSSPKPPPERVSLTFETIQASHEVWIIAAGAEKADAVKAGLDGADKAEAPVAAAVGAQLTLWLLDSAAAGR, from the coding sequence ATGAGCCTGCAGTCACGGCTCGTCGTCGTCCACCCCGACGCGCAGGTGCTCGCCGAGGCGGCCGCGTCGCGCCTGCTGACGCGGATCCTCGACCTGCAGTCGGTCCGCTCCCCCGTCCACGTGGTCCTCACCGGCGGCACCGTGGGCATCAAGACCCTCGCGGCCGTCGCGGCGAACCCCGTACGGGACGCGGTCGACTGGACCGGCGTGCACCTCTGGTGGGGCGACGAGCGCTACCTCCCGGCCGGTGACGCCGACCGCAACGAGACGCAGGCACGCGAGGCGCTCCTCGACCACCTCGACGTGCTCCCCGCGGACAACGTGCACGCCATGCCGTCCACCGACGGTGAGCACGACGTCGACGAGGCCGCGGCCGCGTACGCCGAAGAGCTCGCGCGCTACGCCCCCGAGGGAGCCAGCGCACCGGTCTTCGACATCACGCTGCTCGGCATGGGCCCCGACGCGCACGTCGCGTCGCTGTTCCCCGGCCACCCCGGCGGGACCGTCACCGGTCAGAGCACCGTGGGTGTGCGGAGCTCACCGAAGCCGCCGCCCGAGCGCGTCTCCCTCACCTTCGAGACCATCCAGGCCTCGCACGAGGTGTGGATCATCGCCGCAGGCGCAGAGAAGGCCGACGCGGTGAAGGCCGGGCTCGACGGCGCCGACAAGGCCGAGGCTCCTGTCGCGGCCGCCGTGGGCGCGCAGCTGACGCTCTGGCTCCTGGACTCCGCGGCTGCCGGGCGCTGA